A single Micromonospora sp. CCTCC AA 2012012 DNA region contains:
- a CDS encoding sulfatase family protein yields MALLVLTTSAAYVGLRLEGSSPALAATTQPNIVLILTDDLNEEVFARDAGLQALLTSQGTTFHKQFVELSLCCPSRTSTLRGQFAHNTGIFTNDAATGGGFQSVYRRGLENSTIATWLQGAGYRTGFFGKYLNGYPNGAPSSTYIPPGWDRWFSPNGGSPYSEYNYDVNDDGTTVHYGSGPSDYGVDVVSRKLTTFIRNTTTTYPNKPFFTYVTPYVPHGPATPPPRYDGIYPGAKAPRTPAFNEDDVSDKPAWIRNKAKLTQAQIDNIDALYEKRRESLRSVTDLVQSTIDTLRAQGVLNNTYIVFTSDNGFHQGQHRLNSGKNTAYEEDLNVPLVIRGPGVPAGAVVNAFTLNVDLAPTFAELAGLTPPAFVDGRSLVPFLRGLTPSPWRLAFLNEHAGPSTLNTNSTSNVLEPQDPGDTQALAAGGSPVYVGLRAKPNTLGTTGALNYVAYDTGEHELYDLSTDPDQLDNAYGSASATLRQRLDAWVAALKNASGQALRDAEQSPPQ; encoded by the coding sequence TTGGCCCTGCTCGTCCTGACGACGAGCGCAGCCTACGTGGGACTGAGACTCGAGGGCAGCTCACCGGCCCTGGCGGCGACGACGCAACCCAACATCGTGCTCATCCTCACGGATGATCTCAACGAGGAGGTCTTCGCCAGGGACGCCGGGCTTCAGGCGCTCCTGACCAGCCAGGGGACCACATTCCACAAGCAGTTCGTCGAGCTCTCGCTGTGCTGCCCATCCCGGACGTCGACGCTACGCGGCCAGTTCGCGCACAACACCGGAATCTTCACCAACGATGCGGCAACCGGTGGCGGGTTCCAGAGCGTGTACCGGCGAGGGCTGGAGAACTCCACCATCGCGACGTGGCTCCAGGGTGCCGGCTACCGGACCGGCTTCTTCGGCAAATACCTGAACGGCTATCCCAACGGGGCGCCCAGCAGCACGTACATCCCACCGGGGTGGGACCGGTGGTTCAGCCCCAACGGCGGAAGCCCCTACTCCGAATACAACTACGACGTCAACGACGACGGCACGACCGTTCACTACGGCAGCGGCCCGTCGGACTACGGCGTCGACGTGGTCTCACGCAAGCTGACCACGTTCATCAGGAACACCACCACCACCTACCCGAACAAGCCCTTCTTCACCTACGTCACGCCCTACGTCCCCCACGGTCCGGCGACCCCGCCGCCCCGCTACGACGGCATCTACCCGGGCGCCAAGGCTCCGCGCACCCCGGCGTTCAACGAGGACGACGTGAGCGACAAGCCGGCCTGGATCCGTAACAAGGCCAAGCTCACCCAGGCCCAGATCGACAACATCGACGCCCTGTACGAGAAGCGCAGGGAATCACTGCGGTCAGTCACCGACCTCGTCCAGAGCACGATCGACACGCTGCGGGCGCAGGGCGTGCTGAACAACACCTACATCGTCTTCACCTCGGACAACGGATTCCACCAGGGGCAGCACCGGCTGAACTCCGGCAAGAACACGGCATACGAGGAAGACCTCAACGTCCCGCTCGTCATCCGCGGCCCGGGCGTGCCCGCCGGGGCGGTCGTCAACGCCTTCACGCTCAACGTCGACCTCGCGCCGACCTTCGCCGAGTTGGCCGGGCTGACGCCACCCGCCTTCGTCGACGGCCGGTCGCTCGTGCCCTTCCTCCGTGGGCTCACGCCGTCGCCATGGCGGCTGGCCTTCCTCAACGAGCACGCCGGACCGAGCACCCTGAACACGAACTCCACCAGCAACGTGTTGGAGCCTCAGGACCCCGGTGACACCCAGGCGCTGGCCGCCGGCGGCTCACCGGTCTACGTCGGACTCAGGGCCAAACCCAACACCCTCGGCACCACCGGCGCGTTGAACTACGTCGCCTACGACACCGGCGAGCACGAGCTGTACGACCTGTCCACGGACCCCGACCAGCTCGACAACGCCTACGGCAGTGCCAGCGCGACGCTCAGGCAACGGCTCGACGCCTGGGTCGCCGCCCTGAAGAACGCTTCCGGCCAGGCGCTGCGCGACGCGGAGCAGAGCCCTCCGCAGTAG
- a CDS encoding putative leader peptide: MTMNARRGHQIHATARRHVDLARVSSALCCSARTH; this comes from the coding sequence ATGACGATGAACGCCCGCCGTGGACACCAGATCCACGCCACCGCGCGGCGGCACGTCGACCTGGCGCGGGTGAGCAGCGCTCTCTGTTGCTCGGCACGCACCCACTGA